The DNA window ataaaatttaatttaaaacaactcTTAAATTATATATCATAAAATCCATTCCACAACCAAACTAGATTTTgaacctatttatttttatatttcaaaaatacttttttaaaaaattaaatcgttttacttcaaattaagttttttatattttaattttttttgatgttttgatattaaaaaaaaattattattttaatatatattttttaaaaatattttttttaaaaaatactaccGTATTATTTATATTTCGATTGATGATTTGGCTTagaataaacttaaaaaattccaGGTAGGCTTGGCAGttaaaataattgtatttatcattaaataaatgattattCCATTGCATTTAGAATTTCTCTTGCAGAACGTGGAACATGCCTATTGGCTACCACAGAGTTGTCAAAGCAATGACCTTGTACGAAAAGATTTTGTTCCTTCTTGgtcataaattataaatctggctcactaataattaataaaatcattttttatatttaatatcaaacaatatattttttattgggtttatgatttttttctgtttgataacaaaatatttaaattttttttaatcttttaaattcatatattaaaattaatatttacatttagatgatatatttttatttttttctaaaatatttagattagGTTATAATGAAATTAGGCTGGGagagattatataaaaaaaatataagaatttaacTATTGAATATTTGGTCATAAGAATTTTAGAATTGTaatactaagaaaaataattctaaactaTGATTGAATTCTATGAATGACTGTTAATTAAAGTatgataaataatataaaataaatgataatattaatacatcaatacttatttcattattattaaagtgttattattgatattatcatttattttttgttcagtaataaaaaaatattattcaatcaGTTAAACAATCttatatcaatataatatattcataaattatcttaataaattatttttataaaaaaaccaaataactagtttttttttttttttttaatatgatggcctcttattaaaaaaaaaagaaaaaaaagaaagaaagggggaACTCCTTGGCCCctatttatctataaaaaacatCCACACCTTCTTCCACCGCCACTCTCTTAGCTCTATAATTGACTTCCACtgcatccatccatccatccatccatccatggCTACTCAGGGACAGGTCATCACTTGCCGAGGTACtttctctcgctctctctcacACAGACGTAATGTATCTAtgtatgcatgtgtgtgtgtgtgtgtgtttttaattAGTATAGCCGAATATATGATTTTGGATTTGGAAATGAAAATGTGAAGCTGCGGTTGCTTGGGAGGCGAACAAGCCGCTGGTGATAGAGGAAGTGCAGGTGGCTCCACCACAGGCCGGTGAGGTTCGAGTCAAGATTCTCTTCGCTGCTCTTTGCCACACTGATGCTTACACCTGGAGTGGCAAGGTAtcgtattttcttttataaatttcatttctttttccgGGAATTTTCCTGATCTCAAGAGTTTCgtactgttattattatttgctttttgaTAATgcccatatatatttttctttaatttttttgtaggaAATGTTGGcaattattatagaaaaaagggggaaaaagaaagaaagaaaaggctgttcttgaaatttttaggttttcatTGGTCAAAAAGGGTTGATCTTTGTTGCCATTTATATGTGTGATAAGCTCTGTTAACTAAACTGGATAGTGTGTGTGGCGGAGGcagtaaaagaaaagatgatatTGATTTAGGGTATTTTGTCTTGAATTTCTATTTTTCCATTGGTCAAAAAGGGTTGATCTTTGCTTCCATCCACGGATGTGATAAGCTCAAATGTTGGCTAAACTGGATATTGTGTGGCAAAGggaagtaaaagaaaagatgcaCTTGATTTAGggtattttgtcttttaatttatagcTTTTCATTGGTCAAAAAGGGTTCATCTTTGCTTCTATCTATGGGTGTGATGAGCTTGAATTTTAGCTAAACTGGATAGTGTGTGGCATAGGGcagtaaaagaaaagatgcaCTTGATTTTGGGTGTTTTGTCTTGAATTTCTAGGTTTTCATAGGTCAAAAATGGTTGATCTTTGCTGCCATCTAAGGGTGTGATAAGCTCGAATGTTGGCTAAACTGTATAGTGCGTGGCATAGGGcagtaaaagaaaagatgcaCTTGATTTTAGGAATTTCCAGTTCTTCATTAGTCAAAAAGGGTTGATCTTTGCCTGCCATCTGTCAGTGCGATAAGCTTGAATGTTATCTAAACTAGAAAGTGCAAGGCTTAGGGCAGTAAAAGAACAGATGCTCTTGATTTGGTGTATTTTGAGTAGCCTGAAAAGGAACAGTTATTAcaaatatattagttttattttgtgtttttatgaaGAACTAAACATAATGCCTTGTTGCTTAATCTAATAAACATTCAAgatttcttccatttttttcttttctttttgggctTTATATCCTTGCtgccattattatttttatttatttgtttgatattgatgttatttaatttttgcctTGCAGGATCCGGAAGGGCTCTTCCCTTGTATTCTTGGTCATGAGGCTGCTGGGTATGCATATCATAGACATTATCCAATGTATTCAACTGCTTGTGTTGTCTTTTATTGGAACAGGAGATGTGGTTGGTTTTCTTGACACAGGATTGTAGAAAGTGTTGGTGAAGGTGTGACTGAGGTTCAACCAGGTGATCATGTTATCCCTTGCTACCAGGCAGAATGCAGAGAGTGCAAGTTTTGCAAATCAGGGAAGACGAACCTTTGTGGCAAAGTTCGCACAGCAACTGGTGTTGGAGTCATGATGAATGATCGTAAAAGTCGTTTCTCAATTAATGGAAAACCTATCTACCATTTCATGGGAACCTCAACATTCAGCCAGTATACAGTTGTACATGATGTTAGTGTTGCTAAGATTGACCCAAAAGCTCCTTTGGAGAAGGTTTGCCTCCTTGGCTGTGGTGTTCCTACTGGTAAGTGTATCTTAGTTTTTCAATACTTTAAATTACGACAAAGTAATTTTTCTGTTGATATACTGCATTTCTATTGTTAATCTTTGGCGTACTTGCGTGGAGAGCCAGTTCCTAAAGCATTGTTTTCCTTGGATATTGTCGTTCATATTCAACAATGCCCCAACACATTTTCCTAATGGCTTGTTCTTTTTGCTACATTGTGGTTACTATTGATTTGCTTTAGGAACTTTTAAATCTATCCCTTTAAAATAAAGTTCTTCTCTAGGAAGATTCTTTTGTTGCACTTGAAGTTTCTGTTTGAATCACTAGCTGAATTGctggtttgctaaaaattaagCTTAGCTGCAACATTAATTCTTATTTATGCGATTACTCTTCTGATTGAAGCCTACTCTTGTTTTTCGATGtctgtttagatttttttagatgatgTAATGCATTCATCTTCATGTATGCAAGTATAACACACTTGTTATGTTTAGGTCTTGGAGCAGTTTGGAACACTGCAAAAGTTGAAGCAGGGTCCATTGTTGCTATTTTTGGACTTGGGACAGTTGGCCTTGCAGTAAGTTGTGAAAAATGCCTATCTAGCTTGGTCTCCCTCACCCTTGGAAAAATAGAACCATTTTCTGTTGTCCacttaaaattaacttttttttatggacAGGTTGCAGAGGGTGCAAAAGCAGCTGGTGCTTCACGGATTATAGGTATAGATATTGACAGCAAAAAGTTTGACAGAGGTAcctcttcgttctccattccATTTAGCATGCTTGAGTGTTCAAGAATAAATTTACATAATTTGTCTGTTTGACAATCATTTTTCTGTCCTCAAACCGAGGGATATTGTGTCTTTAATTGACTGACCTTGTCTGGAAGAACTTTTTAATGGGAGGCAAAGGGATTTTTTAACCCTCCattcctctccttttttttgaaaaggacCCTCCCAAGTTGGTGGGTAATAAAGGAGAAGGGGGTAACTTTATAATAAACTCTACCTCATAACCTCAAGGATATATAATCATCACCTTCCCCACCCTTGCtataacccaaaaaatatttctcaactcccatttttccttcctttttcttcccctcAACTCCCTTCATATACTTCCACTTCCTTTCCTCCCTCTCCCTTCCTGAATCCCCACACACATGGTTGTAGTTCGTTGTCTGCTGGTCCATTCAATTGGCAACTAGTAGGAAAATAAAATGTCTTATACTGGATGACATGGATATGCTTAAAATTGCCATGCCGATGGTGTGGTGTATTATAACTAAATTAGCACACCTCCATGGCTAATGCACTGCATTTCAGCTGTGGTTCAAATAAACACCTCCAAAACCTATTACTTGAAAGGAAACATATCTACATATCAGAACTGCCTTTTAATGTGGAATATGGGAGTGTCGATTTTCCAGCATCATCTTCATCGCTTTATCTAGCCTAAGAGATTATCTGTTTCCAAGCTGTGGAGGAAAGATGCTTATATCAATATACATCATGCTTAGACGCCTGTCTTAATTACTATTTGTAAATTTCTATGCAACAGCAAAGGATTTTGGAGTTACTGAATTTGTGAATCCAAAGGACCACGATAAACCAATTCAACAGGTGCTCATTGATCTCACTGATGGTGGTGTTGACTATAGTTTTGAGTGCATCGGAAATGTTTCTGTAATGAGGGCTGCTTTGGAGTGCTGTCATAAGGCAAGTATGCTTGAATTAGTGGTAATAGCCATGTATTTATCTAGAGATCACTTGTGACTTGCCTGGAAATTTTTAGGGCTGGGGAACCTCGGTTATTGTGGGGGTTGCGGCATCTGGCCAGGAAATAAGCACTCGTCCTTTCCAGTTAGTGACTGGCCGTGTTTGGAAAGGAACAGCTTTTGGTGGTTTTAAGAGCCGTTCACAGGTGCCTATGCTCGTAGACAAGTACATGAAAAAGGTATGAGCATATCATGTAACTATATATTTCTTTGTGCATTCAATACTTAAACTAAACAGGATGCTGAGTTATCCTATCCACTCTTATCACAGGAAATTAAGGTTGATGAGTACATCACCCATAATCTGACTCTTCCAGAGATGAACCAGGCATTTGATCTGCTGCATGAGGGTAGCTGCCTCCGGTGCGTGCTTGATATGCAAGTCTAAGGTTAAGTCCCATGGCGTTTCATGGCCTGCCTGCCTTATTTTATAGGGAATGCGATGTGCTGTGCTGTCGCCTTCCTTTCTTTTCGGTTGAATGGAAAAGATAAAAACCTTTTAGGCGCAAGGATATTATGCATGAAATAAGAATCGTGTGCACAATGTACTTATAAGCTTTTACTTGTATGAAAAGGTGGTAATGTTGATAGAATCTTGAGGTTTTGCATGGATGAGGATGGTATGTTTGCTGTGTTTGTGTTAAATGAATATCTGTGTTACTTATTGCAATGTCACAATATGATGATAACTGAAGCATCTGTGTGTTGATCCAACCTTTTGAATTGTCTGATGGAGAGACTGATTTTTCGCCGGAAATAGTTATGGCTGCTGGATAATGGTATGTTGTGCATATGTATATTTACTTTAGTTAACGGTTAAATCCTTTGCATCTAGCACCAACCTAGTCGACAGAGGCTTGGTGCTAATGGAGCTACTTACAGTTTCACTTCCTACCATCTCATAGCGCATAAAAATCCTTTTAAGCAGGCATGCTGGTGAAGACATGAGCAACCAGAACCTGTTCCAATGTAGTGAGGCTAGGGCAGGAGAGACTGTCGTGCAGATTTGGAGGTGAATGGATGCTGATTTCTAAAGATTTATGAATAACACGAGGAGAAGATGAAAATTGTGAAACTAAAATCTAAAAGTGCTAGATGAATACGCCACTAAAATCCAAAAGGGGCagatgaaaatttttaaaatatgttattttttacttgaaaaaatattttaaaaattaataatttttacgtgtttatgttaaaaataaaaaaaaaaactgaaaaaaaaattattttcatataaaaaaatcattttgaaatattttaagtggaaatcatttatatataagAGCTTGAATTCATTTCGGTATCCATTGAATTTAGGTCAAGTAGTCAGTTTAAATTCAGGGTGGCAATGAACTGTAAGTAGTAAATTTATGGCTAATTGTGCAACCAAAATGCTAATTACAGGGTGGTAATGAACTGTAATTGCTGCTAGGAAGTCAATTAATGACTGATTCTGAAACCGAAAACAccgattaaataattaatttaccttcTCTGTCGAGAATCAAGATGCATGGAATCTCATCTGCACACAGATTCTTGCcccttcaaaataaattagggTTCCTTTTTCCAAGATATATTTGTGAAATCAATGGTCGTTCCCCCCAACAAGTGAATCCTGCAATTATAGAAAGCCAGATGAGAAATCGAAAATGGTGCAACGATTCAATTTCtcgatttttaaaataatataattatggtATAATAATTATGCATTTCCTTgatttcataaacaaaataataattcaacacatactaaataattaatggtaaacatataataataataaacaaaattcaagaataCGCATAAATCGTTAgattattatgattttgaaataaaattctcTCAAGATTCTATTAATTctccaagatttttttattgtttatatgaagGTGGACcttcaactaattttttattttcatttttaaattttttattattttatggtataattatttgaaattaaactccaaattaaaacactaaaaaaatacatagctcacctcaaatttaaaaattaaccactGCTCATATGAACACTAAACattcttagtgttttttttccctttcaattgCATTATTTTAGGGTCTAATTATATGAAgttaaacccaaattaaaacagaaaaaaatatatcattcactctaaattcatgataaatttattttaatttaaaaatttatttatttatttttttttaggttaaagaGAGGAGAGATAATGTTGTCAGGAAATAATGAATAGTGAGAAGATAATTCGTTATTGCGATACCAACAGTAAAAATTGTCAAGTTTATTGTCAACAAGTTCCATTCGATGATGAGGAGTTCAATGATAGTGAGTTTTTCCTATAAACatgtctgaaaaaaaaattgtgttttgttttaattttttaggttaagttgattttggttttttttggtattttgaggttattaaatgatttaaaaaaactcttatgaTGTCTATTAGGTGTTTTTGTCATCCACCtcttctaaaaagaaaaaataaatatagccCAGTAGTGCGGGCTTGACCTAAGCCtacatgtttgtgtttttttaaggcTCTGACacttttaatattgggtttttgatttatttttgtactttaatattatgttgattttgaaccggtctttattttttattatataattaaaataaaaaaaatattattaaatccatTAGAATCCATAATCAACGTcaccatctatttttttaaaaaagatgtcaactttaatttttttttgaaaagtcaaACCGCCTTTTACGAGTTATCTAGGTTGCCTAACTAAGGCTCGTGCACCTGACttgacctctttttttttttttaaaaaaaaaaaacttcaacattaggtttttgatgagttttatttatttattttttcaatttcattctttaatattgggttggttttgaattgatttttatttttttatcatataattaaaataaaaaaatgttattgaaCTTATTTAAATCCACAACTCATGTCACagatttgatgagttaacttgaatttgatgagttaacttgGATTGATTGAAATCGATCTAATACATTATCGTCTTACTTttagttttaagaaaaaaaaaatatcaggttcaattttttttttaaaaaaagtcaaatccCTTTTAACGGTTGTCCACATTGCCTTtaaacacatgtttttttttcctttgatttttatttgtcttttaacCTGCTAAGTTGACCAGATTACATTAAAACAACTCTTGCATGATTTAATAGAAAACATAGACTTGACAAGGACTCaagttgaaagttttaaagTTTGATTAGCTAAATTAGATTTAATGATAGTATCTTATAGTTCTTtttaacttgaatatttttttttatatttaaatattttttaattcaacccgCAACATAGCAAGAGATGTAAACCAGCACTAAGTATAAGTATAAAAgaatatgataagaaaaaaaatacaaaaatacacaCCAGCCATTAaatcataacattaaaaaaaattaaccagttagtatttcataataataataaaaaaaaaagatacaaaaaatataaatataaatatatttagtgaAAGAAACATATGAAATCAAGTTCTTCTTTTGTATTCTCCCTCTGTATCTTCGTATCTTCTATTCCGCTAATTTAAAGTTcacttatatatttataatttttattagtatatGTTCTTGTTGTTGAGCATTAATATTGGGAATTAGCAGAGGATACAGCTAATTTCTATCGTTTCTACGAGCCAGAAATAGACCTCAGGCTTTATTTAGCCAAAGAGAATATACAGTCAACGGCCAACAAATAGCCACCCATAGTTTGCCATGAGTATACGGATACCATAAACAGCAAGTCCCCACCATCAGATTCTCTCCATAGTCCTTCCCTTCCTTCTTATATTTAGTCACCAAccccaccatcatcatcatacCTTTTGGCAGAAGCACTAAGAGAACTTACATCACCTTTCAATGGCATCATCGCCTCTATCATGCTCAGCTTCTGACCTCTACCCCCTTCTGGGCGATGGTGCCAATGCCACGGCTGCTGCTGAGTTCTTTTGTGGCCGTTTTGAGGCTATCTCAAACAAATTCGTTGATACAGGATACGCAGTGGATAGCACATACCTTCTTTTTTCTGCGTACTTGGTTTTTGCAATGCAGCTTGGCTTTGCCATGCTCTGTGCTGGTTCTGTCCGAGAAAAGAACACGATGAACATCATGCTGACGAATGTTCTTGACGCTGCAGCCGGTGGTCTGTTTTACTATACTTTTGGTTTTGCTCTTGCTTTTGGCTCACCATCAAATGGATTCATTGGCCAACACTTCTTTGGCTTGAGCAAGTTCCCATCGCCATCGTTTGATTATGGTTATTTCCTGTATCAGTGGGCTTTTGCTATAGCAGTAGCAGGAATCACAAGTGGTTCTATAGCAGAAAGAACTCAGTTTGTTGCTTATTTGGTATATTCTTCTTTCTTGACTGGTTTGGTTTATCCTATTGTCTCACATTGGTTCTGGTCCGCGGATGGCTGGGCTAGCCCTGCAAGAGCAGAAAATCTCCTGTTTGGTTCTGGTGTTATTGATTTTGCTGGTTCTGGTGTGGTCCATTTGGTTGGTGCTGTTGCTGGTTTGTGGGGTGCCCTCATTGAAGGTCCCCGTATCGGCCGGTTTGATCATGCTGGTCGTGCTGTTACTCTCCGTGGACACAGTGGCACATTGGTTGTTTTAGGTACTTTCTTGTTGTGGTTTGGTTGGTATGGATTCAATCCTGGTTCGTTTATCAACATCTCGAAAAGTTATGAAAGTGGTTCTTATTATGGACAATGGAGTGCTATTGGTAGAACTGCAGCGACCACAACTCTAGCAGGCTGCACAGCTGCATTGACCACTCTATTTGGCAAGAGGTTGTTAGCTGGTCACTGGAATGTTACTGATGTTTGCAATGGCTTGCTTGGTGGGTTTGCTGCCATAACTGGTGGGTGCTCCGTTGTCGATCCATGGGCTGCAGTTCTTTGTGGTTTTGTCTCTGCTTGGGTTCTTATTGGGTGCAACATGTTGGCTGAGAAGTTCCATTATGATGATCCCTTGGAGGCAACACAACTTCATGGAGGGTGTGGTTCTTGGGGGATTATATTTACTGCATTGTTTGCAAAGGAGGCCTATGTTAATGAGGTTTATCCAGGTCAACCAGGGAGGCCATATGGGCTGTTCATGGGAGGTGGCGCAAGGCTCTTAGCTGCACATATAGTACAGATTTTGGTGATTGTGGCTTGGGTGAGTGTCACTATGGGGACAGTGTTTTTTATTCTGCATAAGTTGAAGCTTTTGAGGATCTCAGCAGAAGAAGAGATGGCAGGAATGGACTTGACAAGCCATGGTGGGCTTGCTTATGTGTATACTGATCACGAAGACGAAGTAAAAAAGCAGCTAGGTGTTGTCTGAGAAAGATGGAGATTAGCAGTGGGAAATGGATAGTCTTTGGACATGATTGCACATTGTTTCGGTGGAGTTGATTTCAGGGCAAGGATGCGTGGGTGGATTTAGAACTTGGAAAGCAAACAACACTAGCATTCCAATTGCTTTATACAATTAATATAGATTTCGCATAAAATAGGAGGATTTGAGATGTCCCTTTTCATCTGTGTTTGGTTATTATCTCAGTAAATAGAATGCTTATGTTGGTGCTTGAATGGTTTAAACAGTTGTTGCAATTAGCAGGTGCCGCCATGCCTTGCCTTGCCTTCTTCAGGAGGTTGCTATTTTATAGTTCTTGTTGTGGGGAATCTTTTCCAAAAATCGCAAGCAGCAGCAATTTTGAAGAAATTGCCCAAATCTTGATGTAATCATCATGAGATCCTTTATATAAATTTGAAGTGTCAAGAGAAAGCCCCACCTACATGCGACTGCCAACTTGTTGATGCCTTTTGCTGATCGAGGAAAGACACTTGATGGTGTCATTATAGGGGAAGAACTTTCATAATTTAAAGCATAATCCATCttagaaagaaataattaaacaatgaaattcagatttttaaGATTCCAATACTGATT is part of the Populus trichocarpa isolate Nisqually-1 chromosome 2, P.trichocarpa_v4.1, whole genome shotgun sequence genome and encodes:
- the LOC7461480 gene encoding alcohol dehydrogenase class-3, with translation MATQGQVITCRAAVAWEANKPLVIEEVQVAPPQAGEVRVKILFAALCHTDAYTWSGKDPEGLFPCILGHEAAGIVESVGEGVTEVQPGDHVIPCYQAECRECKFCKSGKTNLCGKVRTATGVGVMMNDRKSRFSINGKPIYHFMGTSTFSQYTVVHDVSVAKIDPKAPLEKVCLLGCGVPTGLGAVWNTAKVEAGSIVAIFGLGTVGLAVAEGAKAAGASRIIGIDIDSKKFDRAKDFGVTEFVNPKDHDKPIQQVLIDLTDGGVDYSFECIGNVSVMRAALECCHKGWGTSVIVGVAASGQEISTRPFQLVTGRVWKGTAFGGFKSRSQVPMLVDKYMKKEIKVDEYITHNLTLPEMNQAFDLLHEGSCLRCVLDMQV
- the LOC7459531 gene encoding ammonium transporter 1 member 4; the encoded protein is MASSPLSCSASDLYPLLGDGANATAAAEFFCGRFEAISNKFVDTGYAVDSTYLLFSAYLVFAMQLGFAMLCAGSVREKNTMNIMLTNVLDAAAGGLFYYTFGFALAFGSPSNGFIGQHFFGLSKFPSPSFDYGYFLYQWAFAIAVAGITSGSIAERTQFVAYLVYSSFLTGLVYPIVSHWFWSADGWASPARAENLLFGSGVIDFAGSGVVHLVGAVAGLWGALIEGPRIGRFDHAGRAVTLRGHSGTLVVLGTFLLWFGWYGFNPGSFINISKSYESGSYYGQWSAIGRTAATTTLAGCTAALTTLFGKRLLAGHWNVTDVCNGLLGGFAAITGGCSVVDPWAAVLCGFVSAWVLIGCNMLAEKFHYDDPLEATQLHGGCGSWGIIFTALFAKEAYVNEVYPGQPGRPYGLFMGGGARLLAAHIVQILVIVAWVSVTMGTVFFILHKLKLLRISAEEEMAGMDLTSHGGLAYVYTDHEDEVKKQLGVV